Proteins from a single region of Hymenobacter aquaticus:
- the sdaAB gene encoding L-serine ammonia-lyase, iron-sulfur-dependent subunit beta, with the protein MAEKSSIFDMIGPVMIGPSSSHTAGVVRIAGAAIRILGSLPTHATITFYNSFARTYEGHGSDRAIVAGLLGMATDDKRIRDAFEHAREAGLQYTFQSVGNASTMHPNTIRLQLRDERTGHSVEVIGQSRGGGVIRIVEVDGFPSDFSASLHTLIVDADDRTGSIAFIASVIAHDDCNIATMFVSRKGKNDAARQFIEMDSGIKQITLEYLRQLSWVHRVTYIPNIE; encoded by the coding sequence ATGGCCGAAAAGAGCAGTATTTTTGACATGATTGGGCCGGTGATGATCGGGCCCAGCAGTTCGCATACGGCGGGGGTAGTGCGCATTGCCGGCGCCGCCATCCGCATTCTGGGCTCGTTGCCCACGCATGCCACCATTACGTTCTACAACTCCTTTGCCCGCACCTACGAAGGCCACGGCTCCGACCGCGCCATCGTGGCCGGCCTGCTGGGCATGGCCACCGACGACAAGCGCATCCGCGACGCCTTCGAGCACGCCCGGGAGGCGGGCCTGCAGTACACGTTCCAGAGCGTGGGCAACGCCTCGACCATGCACCCCAACACCATCCGCCTGCAGCTGCGCGACGAGCGCACCGGCCACAGCGTGGAGGTCATCGGCCAGAGCCGCGGGGGCGGGGTTATCCGCATCGTGGAGGTCGACGGGTTTCCGTCCGATTTCTCGGCTTCCCTGCACACGCTCATCGTCGACGCCGACGACCGGACCGGCTCCATTGCCTTCATTGCCAGCGTTATTGCCCACGACGACTGCAACATCGCCACCATGTTCGTTTCGCGCAAGGGCAAAAACGACGCGGCCCGGCAGTTCATCGAAATGGATTCGGGCATCAAGCAAATCACCCTGGAGTACCTGCGGCAGCTGAGCTGGGTACACCGCGTCACTTATATTCCTAATATTGAATAA
- a CDS encoding tetratricopeptide repeat protein: MLKNYCILAGMFLGSLTAGAQTTSGTGPRYAQSDALLAPNRLNERPRYGGLVKTAQQLEADKTFVAEALRQYGNAPAAAQAHVNFGWHYLATGHLPTAIKRFNQAWLLDSTSADVYYGFSAYLHQLARPVQATQYEQLAQRHDQGNAALLRYYASLAYGQSVRRDYAGAIATNQRILALDADNASAHSRMGYFFMQQQDTVRASHHLSRAVELNPQDSVSFLDRGWVRYQQKAYPQAIADFTRAIGINPHYVSAYANRGLAYADAGNLAAAIADWQTCLGLVAPRDQGEFYLMMAHAKLKANDKKGACAAWQQALLVAVTPDGEKQIRRLMKSNCR; this comes from the coding sequence ATGCTCAAAAACTACTGTATCCTGGCCGGAATGTTCCTCGGCAGCCTCACGGCCGGCGCGCAAACTACGAGCGGCACCGGGCCCCGCTACGCGCAGAGTGATGCGCTTCTCGCCCCGAACCGCCTCAACGAGCGGCCCCGCTACGGGGGGCTGGTCAAGACGGCGCAGCAGCTGGAGGCCGACAAAACGTTTGTGGCGGAAGCTTTGCGGCAGTATGGCAACGCCCCGGCGGCGGCTCAGGCCCACGTCAACTTTGGCTGGCATTACCTGGCCACCGGCCACCTGCCGACGGCCATTAAGCGCTTCAACCAGGCGTGGCTCCTGGATTCGACGTCGGCGGACGTGTATTACGGCTTCAGCGCCTACCTGCACCAGCTGGCCCGCCCAGTGCAGGCAACTCAGTATGAGCAGCTGGCTCAGCGCCACGACCAAGGCAACGCGGCCCTGCTAAGGTACTACGCCAGCCTGGCCTACGGGCAATCGGTGCGCCGCGACTACGCGGGGGCCATTGCGACCAACCAGCGGATTCTGGCGCTGGATGCCGACAACGCTTCTGCGCACAGCCGCATGGGCTACTTTTTTATGCAGCAGCAAGATACAGTCCGCGCCAGCCACCACCTGAGTCGGGCTGTCGAGCTGAACCCGCAGGATTCGGTTTCCTTTCTGGATCGGGGCTGGGTACGCTACCAGCAAAAAGCCTACCCCCAGGCCATAGCCGATTTTACGCGGGCTATTGGTATCAACCCCCACTACGTCAGCGCCTACGCCAACCGGGGCCTGGCGTATGCCGACGCGGGCAACCTGGCCGCGGCCATTGCCGATTGGCAAACGTGCCTGGGTTTGGTAGCGCCCCGCGACCAAGGGGAATTTTACTTGATGATGGCGCATGCCAAGCTCAAAGCCAACGATAAGAAGGGGGCCTGTGCCGCTTGGCAACAAGCGCTGCTGGTAGCCGTGACGCCCGACGGGGAAAAGCAGATACGCCGGCTGATGAAAAGCAATTGCCGCTAG
- a CDS encoding tryptophan 2,3-dioxygenase family protein has product MSLPQDEFSPAVLEQLRRLQQKYAADGQDLAGYLEGLYHADYVNYWDYIELDTLLSLQRPLTQIPDERIFIMYHQITELYFKLCLCEYEQIGQLREPTVGELVLRLGRINRYFENLIDSFDVMVDGMDKSQFLQFRMALMPASGFQSVQYRMIEIASTSLDNLLNKEKRRLLGEAAAHDELMGCIYWKAGATIEETGVKALTLIQFEEKYTQQLSQHAAQYQDRNVWTVVQHLSAEDQQHPRLLRQLKLLDTNVNINWPLMHFKSAVRYLERDPTALAATGGTNWKKYLPPKFQKRIFYPQLWSAQELEDWGKSWVESILEEAHG; this is encoded by the coding sequence ATGTCTCTGCCACAGGACGAATTTTCGCCCGCCGTGCTCGAACAGCTGCGCCGTTTGCAGCAGAAGTACGCGGCCGACGGCCAAGACCTCGCCGGCTACCTCGAAGGCCTTTACCACGCCGATTACGTCAATTACTGGGACTACATCGAGCTGGACACGCTGCTCTCGTTGCAGCGCCCCCTCACCCAGATTCCCGACGAGCGGATTTTTATCATGTACCACCAGATTACGGAGCTCTACTTCAAGCTCTGCCTCTGCGAGTACGAGCAGATCGGGCAGCTCCGGGAGCCCACCGTGGGCGAGCTGGTCTTGCGCCTGGGCCGCATCAACCGCTACTTCGAGAACCTGATTGACTCGTTCGACGTGATGGTCGACGGCATGGACAAAAGCCAGTTTCTGCAGTTTCGCATGGCCCTGATGCCCGCTTCGGGCTTTCAGAGCGTGCAGTACCGCATGATTGAAATTGCCTCTACCTCGCTCGACAACCTGCTCAACAAGGAAAAGCGCCGCCTGCTGGGCGAGGCCGCCGCCCACGACGAGCTGATGGGCTGCATCTACTGGAAAGCCGGGGCCACCATCGAGGAAACCGGGGTCAAAGCCCTGACTTTGATTCAGTTCGAGGAGAAGTACACCCAGCAGCTCAGCCAGCACGCGGCCCAGTACCAGGACCGCAACGTGTGGACCGTGGTGCAGCACCTGAGCGCGGAAGACCAGCAGCACCCCCGCCTGCTGCGCCAGCTCAAGCTACTGGACACCAACGTGAACATCAACTGGCCGCTGATGCACTTTAAGTCGGCGGTCCGCTACCTGGAGCGCGACCCGACGGCCCTGGCCGCCACGGGCGGCACCAACTGGAAGAAATACCTGCCTCCCAAGTTCCAGAAGCGCATTTTCTACCCCCAGCTCTGGAGCGCGCAGGAGCTGGAAGACTGGGGCAAAAGCTGGGTGGAAAGCATTCTGGAAGAAGCCCACGGTTAG
- a CDS encoding efflux RND transporter periplasmic adaptor subunit, with product MKNNRLLYILLALVVVMIGGFMFAKKKGWVGQPAGTEVMTAKAAPTTIVEKVSASGKIQPETEVKISPDVSGEIIELYVAEGDSVKKGQLLLRIRPDNYQAMVNVQSATVGTQRANVGQTQARLQQLIASAKQTELTYRRNASLYKQKVISQADYEASKAAYDASQEEINSARQSIRAAQSNVQSAQASLEEARKNLNKTTIYAPVSGTVSKLNVEKGERVVGTSQMAGTEIMRIANLNSMEVRVNVNENDIINVHLGDSADVEVDSYASKDEKFRGLVTSIANTAKDALTAEAVTEFEVRIRLLPESYRHLVRTVQGRTVVPFRPGMTASVDVITDRKSNVLSVPLAAVTTRSDSTLAQNKPAEKGAAVPVSNKPAPKTEIQEVVFVVRNGKVVLTPVKTGISDFANIEIRSGLQAGDEVVSGPFRTVAKTLKDGGQVVVKDAKTINKAALKEEPEEGK from the coding sequence ATGAAAAATAACCGCTTACTGTACATTCTTCTCGCCCTCGTCGTGGTGATGATCGGCGGCTTTATGTTTGCCAAAAAGAAGGGCTGGGTGGGCCAGCCGGCCGGCACCGAGGTCATGACGGCCAAGGCCGCGCCTACAACCATCGTGGAGAAGGTCAGCGCCTCGGGCAAGATTCAGCCCGAAACCGAAGTGAAAATCTCGCCCGACGTGTCCGGCGAAATCATTGAGCTGTATGTAGCCGAGGGCGACTCGGTGAAGAAGGGCCAGCTGCTGCTGCGCATCCGCCCCGACAACTACCAGGCGATGGTGAACGTGCAGTCGGCCACGGTGGGCACCCAGCGCGCCAACGTGGGCCAGACCCAGGCCCGGTTGCAGCAGCTCATCGCCTCGGCCAAGCAAACCGAGCTGACCTACCGCCGCAACGCCTCGCTCTACAAGCAGAAGGTGATTTCGCAGGCCGACTACGAAGCCAGCAAAGCCGCCTACGACGCCTCGCAGGAGGAAATCAACTCGGCCCGCCAGAGCATCCGGGCGGCCCAGAGCAACGTGCAGAGCGCCCAGGCCAGCCTGGAGGAAGCCCGCAAAAACCTGAACAAAACCACCATTTACGCGCCCGTGAGCGGCACGGTGAGCAAGCTCAACGTGGAGAAAGGCGAGCGGGTAGTCGGTACGTCGCAGATGGCCGGTACCGAAATCATGCGCATCGCCAACCTCAACTCGATGGAAGTGCGGGTGAACGTGAATGAAAACGACATCATCAACGTGCACCTCGGCGACTCGGCCGACGTGGAAGTGGACAGCTACGCCAGCAAGGACGAGAAGTTCCGGGGCCTGGTGACCAGCATTGCCAACACGGCCAAGGACGCGCTGACGGCCGAAGCCGTTACCGAGTTCGAGGTGCGCATCCGCCTCTTGCCCGAGTCGTACCGCCACCTGGTGCGCACGGTGCAGGGCCGCACCGTGGTGCCGTTCCGCCCCGGCATGACGGCCTCCGTCGACGTCATTACCGACCGGAAAAGCAACGTGCTGAGCGTGCCCCTGGCCGCCGTCACGACCCGCTCCGACAGCACCCTGGCCCAGAACAAGCCCGCGGAAAAAGGCGCGGCGGTGCCGGTCAGCAACAAGCCCGCGCCCAAAACCGAAATTCAGGAAGTCGTCTTCGTGGTGCGCAACGGCAAGGTGGTGCTGACGCCCGTGAAAACCGGCATCAGCGACTTCGCCAACATCGAAATCCGCAGCGGCCTGCAGGCCGGCGACGAGGTGGTGAGCGGGCCGTTCCGGACCGTGGCCAAAACCCTGAAGGATGGGGGCCAGGTGGTGGTGAAAGATGCCAAAACCATCAACAAGGCCGCCCTGAAGGAAGAGCCCGAAGAAGGCAAGTAA
- a CDS encoding acyl-CoA thioesterase, producing MLTLDEKIARAETRIFKAVFPNTTNHYDTLFGGATLHMMDEVAFITATRFSRLKMVTVSSDKVDFTHPIPGGTLVELIGNVVRVGNTSLQVRVDLFVEQMYSEERTKAVTGTFTFVAIDHEKRPVRILPEAVAAE from the coding sequence ATGCTCACGCTCGACGAGAAAATTGCCCGCGCCGAAACGCGTATTTTCAAAGCGGTATTCCCCAACACCACCAACCACTACGACACGCTCTTTGGCGGCGCCACGCTCCACATGATGGACGAAGTGGCCTTCATCACGGCCACCCGCTTTTCGCGCCTGAAGATGGTCACCGTGTCCAGCGACAAAGTCGATTTCACCCACCCCATTCCCGGCGGCACCCTCGTCGAGCTGATCGGCAACGTGGTGCGCGTGGGCAACACCAGCCTGCAGGTGCGCGTCGACTTGTTCGTGGAGCAGATGTACTCCGAGGAGCGCACCAAAGCCGTGACGGGCACGTTCACCTTCGTGGCCATCGACCACGAAAAGCGCCCGGTGCGGATTCTGCCCGAAGCCGTTGCAGCCGAGTAG
- a CDS encoding DUF4259 domain-containing protein, with translation MGTWGYYNFDNDAAADFAEDFRDNHSEAVLYEALATAAEEEGALEANEASEALAAAEIVAAILGKPAREFPVDLIPVIVKLDAAESEDLRELATAAVEAILQKSELQEQWASKDDYANWQQLQHELLERLK, from the coding sequence ATGGGCACCTGGGGCTACTACAACTTCGACAACGACGCGGCGGCCGACTTCGCCGAGGATTTCCGCGACAACCACTCCGAGGCCGTGCTCTACGAGGCCCTGGCCACCGCCGCCGAGGAAGAAGGCGCCCTGGAAGCCAATGAGGCCAGTGAGGCCCTGGCCGCCGCCGAAATCGTGGCTGCCATCCTGGGCAAGCCCGCCCGCGAGTTTCCCGTCGACCTGATTCCGGTGATTGTAAAGTTGGACGCGGCCGAAAGTGAGGATCTGCGCGAGCTGGCCACGGCCGCGGTAGAGGCCATCCTGCAGAAGTCGGAGCTACAGGAGCAGTGGGCCAGCAAGGATGACTACGCTAACTGGCAGCAGCTGCAGCACGAGCTGCTGGAGCGCCTCAAGTAG
- a CDS encoding tetratricopeptide repeat protein, translating to MRKALLFLVFVCLLQPCRAQDDAPEKPRYAGRPPTAAQRQADEAFVAQALKQYKTRAAASETYVDEGWSAFYQERYGQALQSYNRAWLLDSASANVFYGLSAYLTRRGTPAQAEHYLALAQQRDPQNRGALTYYVRLADLQEKLGDQAGVLASYQQVVRLDPDNASAYRMLGTAYGALQDSAKARQQLQKALALNPRDSVTHLSLGQLAYARQDYARAVAAYSQAIRLNARYLDAYAARGLAYEQQGQLAQAVADYNKCLEMADFLDKGQFYRMVGIAQIKLADPSACESLRQALKWGDAAVGEKELKRIIKEHCR from the coding sequence ATGAGAAAGGCACTACTCTTCCTGGTATTTGTATGCCTTCTGCAGCCCTGCCGGGCCCAGGACGACGCGCCCGAAAAGCCCCGCTACGCCGGCCGGCCCCCGACGGCCGCCCAGCGCCAGGCCGATGAGGCCTTCGTGGCCCAGGCCCTGAAGCAGTACAAAACCCGGGCCGCCGCCTCCGAAACCTACGTGGACGAGGGCTGGAGCGCCTTTTACCAGGAAAGATACGGGCAAGCCCTGCAGAGCTACAACCGCGCCTGGCTGCTGGACTCGGCCAGTGCCAACGTGTTTTACGGCCTGAGCGCCTACCTCACCCGGCGCGGCACCCCGGCCCAGGCCGAGCACTACCTGGCCCTGGCCCAGCAGCGCGACCCGCAAAACCGCGGGGCCCTGACCTACTACGTGCGCCTGGCCGATTTGCAGGAAAAGCTGGGCGACCAGGCCGGCGTGCTGGCCTCCTACCAGCAGGTCGTGCGCCTCGACCCCGATAACGCCAGCGCCTACCGCATGCTGGGCACGGCCTACGGCGCCCTGCAGGACAGCGCCAAAGCCCGGCAGCAGCTGCAGAAAGCCCTGGCCCTGAACCCCCGCGACTCGGTGACGCACCTGAGCCTGGGCCAGCTGGCCTACGCCCGCCAGGACTACGCCCGGGCGGTGGCCGCCTACTCCCAGGCCATCCGGCTGAACGCGCGCTACCTGGATGCCTACGCCGCCCGGGGCCTTGCCTACGAGCAGCAGGGCCAGCTGGCCCAGGCCGTGGCCGACTACAATAAATGCCTGGAAATGGCCGACTTCCTCGACAAAGGCCAGTTTTACCGCATGGTCGGCATTGCCCAGATCAAGCTGGCGGACCCCAGCGCCTGCGAGTCGTTGCGGCAGGCGCTGAAGTGGGGCGACGCGGCCGTGGGCGAAAAGGAGCTTAAGCGCATCATCAAGGAACACTGCCGCTAG
- a CDS encoding M23 family metallopeptidase — MSCILLLLSGFAGFAQQEPGPQIAVEEVKYKDGSTVLTATNREFAPCTIFLEAELLHMTSDVALPAKIVVFPSSKPRVIAHFTPKEQYLTHTYKYWYGAQLGICNGKKPDTSFVYRLPFQTGTTSTVLQATAVDSTQGKLWSTHVIFGLPENTPVCAARTGIVTYVRQDSDKSGGRGRRYDANMIVVFHDDGTYAVYTHFRQHGAAVQKGQRVNQGDVLGFSGNTGWVRQPCLGFSVQYSAEPDPRMVPTLFQTATSPGHYLKTGQTVTLP; from the coding sequence TTGAGCTGTATCCTCCTGCTACTTTCAGGGTTTGCCGGGTTTGCCCAGCAGGAGCCCGGGCCTCAGATTGCAGTGGAGGAAGTAAAATACAAGGACGGCAGTACGGTGCTGACGGCCACAAACCGGGAATTTGCCCCCTGCACGATCTTTCTGGAAGCCGAGCTGCTGCACATGACCAGTGACGTGGCCCTGCCCGCCAAAATTGTGGTATTTCCTTCCTCCAAGCCCCGCGTCATTGCTCACTTCACCCCAAAAGAGCAGTACCTGACCCACACGTACAAATACTGGTATGGGGCGCAGCTGGGCATCTGCAACGGCAAGAAGCCCGACACCAGCTTCGTATATCGGTTGCCTTTTCAAACGGGAACCACCAGCACCGTGCTGCAAGCCACGGCCGTCGACTCCACCCAGGGTAAGCTCTGGAGCACTCATGTTATATTCGGGCTGCCCGAGAACACGCCCGTGTGCGCGGCCCGGACCGGCATCGTAACCTACGTCCGCCAGGATTCCGACAAATCTGGGGGCCGGGGCCGCCGGTATGATGCCAATATGATAGTAGTGTTTCACGACGACGGGACCTACGCGGTGTACACGCACTTTCGGCAGCACGGAGCGGCGGTGCAGAAGGGCCAGCGCGTCAACCAGGGCGACGTACTGGGTTTCTCCGGCAACACCGGCTGGGTGCGGCAGCCCTGCTTAGGGTTTAGTGTGCAATACAGCGCCGAACCTGATCCGCGCATGGTGCCAACCCTATTTCAGACTGCTACAAGCCCCGGCCACTACCTGAAAACGGGCCAGACGGTCACCCTACCTTAA
- a CDS encoding TolC family protein, whose protein sequence is MKTPRTPFLRRLATTSAGALLLSAAGLPALAQTAPPAQPPAGTLPAAAPSGPYTLQRAIDVALQNNLTIRQQQLTVENTDAVLRQSRAALLPSANASATQSWNYGTNVDPLTFQFQDQTTRNNNFSLASQVTLFSGFQLRNTIKRNQLDYQAGLSDIEKSRNDISLNVASSFLQLVLAQEIVRANEARVNSSQQQVARTQKLLKAGSVAESNLLDSQAQLASDELNVITAQNQVAFYKLQLAQLLNLATPTGFEIDVPALPDPDEEVRFVANPDGTYQTALGLMPEIKAADLRVQSSLRTVEVARGAFYPRLTFGGSLFSGYSSSRTTPVFTGELEEAGQFPLFTVDPITQIRTPVPNTYAVAFQPGYKSLPDGFINQLKNNYGKQLQFSLSVPILNGFQVRTNVQRSEIGVKQSELRAEQTRLELRQSIQQAYADAVAAQRRYSAAKRQTEALSTAYRNAEIRFNNGLLNGTDFNIAKNNLYGAESSMIQAKYEFIFRRKVLDFYEGRGLGL, encoded by the coding sequence ATGAAAACACCTCGTACCCCGTTTTTGCGCCGGCTAGCCACCACCAGCGCCGGTGCCCTGCTGCTGAGCGCGGCCGGGCTGCCCGCCCTGGCCCAAACGGCCCCGCCCGCCCAGCCCCCGGCCGGCACGCTGCCCGCCGCCGCTCCCAGCGGCCCCTACACCCTGCAGCGCGCCATCGACGTGGCCCTGCAAAACAACCTGACCATCCGCCAGCAGCAGCTCACGGTCGAGAATACCGACGCGGTGCTGCGCCAGAGCCGGGCGGCCTTGCTGCCCTCGGCCAATGCCAGCGCCACCCAGAGCTGGAACTACGGCACCAACGTGGACCCGCTGACCTTTCAGTTTCAGGACCAGACCACCCGGAACAACAACTTTTCGCTGGCCTCCCAGGTCACGCTGTTTTCGGGCTTCCAGCTGCGCAACACCATCAAGCGCAACCAGCTCGACTACCAGGCCGGCCTGAGCGACATTGAGAAGTCGCGCAACGACATATCCCTGAACGTGGCCTCGTCGTTTCTGCAGCTGGTGCTGGCCCAGGAAATCGTGCGGGCCAACGAGGCGCGCGTCAACAGCAGCCAGCAGCAGGTGGCCCGTACCCAGAAGCTGCTCAAAGCTGGCAGCGTGGCCGAAAGCAACCTGCTCGACAGCCAGGCCCAGCTGGCCTCCGACGAGCTCAACGTCATTACGGCCCAAAACCAGGTGGCTTTCTACAAGCTCCAGCTGGCCCAGCTCTTGAACCTGGCCACGCCCACGGGCTTCGAAATTGACGTGCCCGCCCTGCCCGACCCCGACGAGGAGGTCCGGTTCGTAGCCAACCCCGACGGCACGTACCAGACGGCCCTGGGGCTGATGCCCGAAATCAAGGCGGCCGACCTGCGGGTGCAAAGCTCGCTGCGCACCGTGGAAGTGGCCCGCGGTGCCTTTTACCCGCGCCTGACCTTCGGCGGAAGCCTTTTCTCGGGCTATTCTTCCTCGCGGACTACCCCGGTGTTTACCGGGGAGCTGGAAGAGGCCGGGCAGTTTCCGCTGTTCACGGTCGATCCGATAACCCAAATCCGGACGCCGGTGCCCAACACCTACGCGGTGGCCTTTCAGCCGGGCTACAAAAGTCTGCCCGACGGCTTCATCAACCAGCTTAAAAATAACTACGGCAAGCAGCTGCAGTTTTCCCTCAGCGTGCCGATTCTCAACGGCTTCCAGGTGCGCACCAACGTGCAGCGCTCCGAAATCGGGGTAAAGCAGAGTGAGCTGCGGGCCGAGCAGACCCGCCTGGAGCTGCGCCAGAGCATTCAGCAGGCCTACGCCGACGCCGTGGCGGCCCAGCGGCGCTACTCGGCGGCCAAGCGCCAGACCGAAGCCCTGAGCACGGCCTACCGCAACGCCGAAATCCGCTTCAACAACGGCCTGCTCAACGGCACGGACTTCAACATCGCCAAAAACAACCTCTACGGGGCCGAATCGAGCATGATTCAGGCCAAATACGAGTTCATCTTCCGGCGCAAAGTGCTGGATTTCTACGAAGGCCGTGGTCTGGGTTTGTAA
- a CDS encoding MFS transporter, which yields MASRIQSIVSGSIGNLVEWYDWYVYSAFSLYFAPAFFPKGNLTAQLLNSAAVFAVGFLMRPLGGWLMGVYADRHGRKAALVVSVLLMCGGSLLIALTPGYEQIGVAAPVLLVLARLLQGLSVGGEYGTSATYLSEMADSKNRGFFSSFQYVTLLGGQLLALSVQLVLQRTLSEAQMYGWGWRVPFVIGAAAALVALYLRRHMDETDSFVKQEQRAETQPQEPGKLEVLLRYPKEILTVVGLTLGGTIVFYTFTTYAQKFLVNTAGFSKAQASWISFVTLAVALVLQPLFGALSDRVGRRPVLLFFGVGATLGTVPLMTLLGRAHSEWAALGLLIIAMIIMSGYTSINAVVKAELFPTAIRALGVGLPYALTVAIFGGSAEYVALQAKQLGVETWFYWYVTFCAALSLLVYWRMPDTQRAGRMES from the coding sequence ATGGCGTCCCGCATCCAGTCCATCGTCAGCGGCTCCATCGGCAACCTGGTGGAGTGGTACGACTGGTACGTGTACTCGGCTTTTTCCCTGTATTTCGCCCCCGCGTTTTTTCCCAAGGGCAACCTCACGGCCCAGCTGCTGAACTCGGCCGCCGTGTTTGCCGTGGGCTTTCTGATGCGGCCGTTGGGCGGCTGGCTGATGGGTGTGTATGCCGACCGGCACGGGCGCAAGGCGGCCCTGGTCGTGTCGGTGCTGCTGATGTGCGGCGGCTCGCTGCTGATTGCCCTTACGCCCGGCTACGAGCAGATTGGGGTGGCCGCACCGGTGCTGCTGGTGCTGGCCCGCCTGCTGCAGGGCCTGAGCGTGGGCGGCGAATACGGTACCTCGGCCACCTACCTGAGCGAAATGGCCGACAGCAAAAACCGGGGCTTCTTCTCCAGCTTTCAGTACGTGACGCTGCTGGGCGGGCAGCTGCTGGCCTTATCGGTGCAGCTGGTATTGCAGCGGACGCTGAGCGAGGCGCAAATGTACGGCTGGGGCTGGCGGGTGCCGTTCGTCATCGGGGCGGCGGCGGCCCTGGTGGCGCTGTATCTGCGGCGGCACATGGACGAAACCGACTCGTTTGTCAAGCAGGAGCAGCGGGCAGAAACGCAGCCGCAGGAGCCGGGTAAGCTGGAAGTGCTGCTGCGCTACCCCAAGGAAATCCTGACCGTGGTGGGCCTCACGCTGGGCGGCACCATCGTGTTTTACACCTTCACGACTTACGCCCAGAAGTTTCTGGTGAATACCGCTGGCTTCAGCAAGGCCCAGGCTTCCTGGATTTCCTTTGTCACGCTGGCCGTGGCCCTGGTGTTGCAGCCCTTGTTCGGAGCCTTGTCCGATAGGGTGGGGCGGCGGCCGGTGCTGCTGTTTTTTGGCGTCGGGGCCACGCTCGGCACCGTGCCGCTGATGACCCTGCTGGGCCGCGCCCATTCGGAATGGGCGGCCCTGGGCCTGCTCATCATTGCCATGATTATTATGAGCGGTTACACGTCCATCAACGCCGTGGTGAAGGCCGAGCTGTTCCCGACGGCCATCCGGGCCCTGGGCGTGGGGTTGCCCTACGCGCTGACCGTCGCCATTTTCGGGGGCTCGGCCGAGTACGTGGCGTTGCAGGCCAAGCAGCTGGGCGTGGAAACCTGGTTTTACTGGTACGTGACGTTCTGTGCCGCGCTTTCCCTGCTGGTCTACTGGCGCATGCCCGACACCCAGCGGGCCGGGCGTATGGAGAGCTGA
- a CDS encoding NAD(P)H-dependent glycerol-3-phosphate dehydrogenase, which produces MDKIAMIGGGSWATALTKILSENGARVGWWMRSKDDVQHLLRTRHNPRYLSSVAFDLSRVFPSTDLKETVEEADWLVLAVPAAFVQSTLEKLDRDMLKNKRVISAIKGMVPSKNVLVTDYVAERFRLPHERIGVVAGPCHAEEVALEKQSYLTIGSPSLELAENFSLLLRNRFVKAYPMEDLDGIEYFAVMKNIIALTCGIAHGLGYGDNFQAVLVSNAVQEMRRFVHAMNPQPRDLSASAYLGDLLVTAYSQFSRNRTFGNMIGRGYSVKSAQMEMNMVAEGYYAVKSIHELNKKLGVHMPITSAAYHVLYEKISPAVEIELLKEKFR; this is translated from the coding sequence GTGGACAAAATAGCCATGATTGGCGGCGGCTCCTGGGCCACCGCGCTTACCAAGATACTTTCCGAAAACGGGGCCCGCGTGGGCTGGTGGATGCGCAGCAAAGACGACGTGCAGCACCTCTTGCGCACCCGCCACAACCCGCGCTACCTGTCCTCCGTGGCCTTCGACCTGAGCCGCGTATTTCCCTCCACCGACCTGAAGGAAACGGTGGAAGAAGCCGACTGGCTGGTGCTGGCCGTGCCCGCCGCCTTCGTGCAGAGCACCCTGGAAAAGCTGGACCGGGACATGCTCAAGAACAAGCGCGTGATTTCGGCCATCAAGGGTATGGTGCCCAGCAAAAACGTGCTGGTGACCGACTACGTGGCCGAGCGGTTTCGGCTGCCCCACGAGCGGATCGGGGTGGTGGCCGGGCCGTGCCACGCCGAGGAAGTGGCCCTGGAAAAGCAAAGCTACCTCACCATCGGCTCGCCCAGCCTGGAGCTGGCCGAGAACTTCAGCCTGCTCTTGCGCAACCGCTTCGTGAAGGCCTACCCCATGGAGGACCTCGACGGCATCGAGTACTTTGCCGTGATGAAAAACATCATTGCCCTGACCTGCGGCATTGCCCACGGCCTGGGCTACGGCGACAATTTCCAGGCGGTGCTGGTCAGCAACGCGGTGCAGGAGATGCGCCGCTTCGTGCACGCCATGAACCCCCAGCCGCGCGATTTGTCGGCCTCGGCCTACCTCGGTGATTTGCTGGTGACGGCCTACTCGCAGTTTTCGCGCAACCGCACCTTCGGCAACATGATTGGCCGCGGCTACTCGGTGAAGTCGGCGCAGATGGAGATGAACATGGTGGCCGAGGGCTACTACGCCGTCAAGAGCATCCATGAGCTGAACAAGAAGCTCGGCGTGCACATGCCCATTACCTCAGCGGCCTACCACGTGCTCTACGAGAAGATTTCGCCGGCCGTGGAGATTGAGCTATTGAAGGAGAAGTTTAGGTAG